The region CAGCCAAGATCTTCCTCAAAAAAATGGACCTCACCTTCGCCTTGCGGCCCAAAACCTTTTCTAGCTCGCGAGGATTCGACGTTGGAGGTCAAGCTCGAGAGACACGGGGTCAAAGCGTTTACTCAGATATGTATGGTGATAGAAATTTATGGAGTTTCATCtcaaaaaatattatagtaataAGTAGAGTGTAATAGTTTAAGTTCTCTTTTTACACTATCATTTGATGTTTGTTTGTTCTATTTACTGATGtggtgtttttatttatttatttaggatTTGTTAGCAGGTGGAACTGAGAGTTCGGCCGTGACAGTGGAATGGGCGATGTCGGAACTGTTGAAAATACCTGAGATTTTTTAGAATGCGGCGGAGAAGCTCGATAAGGTTATTGGGCAACATAGGTGGGTGACGGAGAAAGATACACCTAGCCTCCCTTATGTGCTCAGCGAACCTATTGCCAAGGTTCAAATGGAGTTTGCAAGATGAAGAGTTGCATAAATATATCCTTTTTACTGTATTTCTTAAACTCGTGTCAAATTAAATGGTGCCAATTAATGGGGGACAGAAGTTGTATGCTAAATTAAGGTTACATTATCATTATTATGTGAAATAGTTAAAATCTCATGTTATAAACAAGTCTATCTCAAAGAAAGTCTAGTTCACAGCTATAAATAATGAATAGTACAGCCCTATTTGAATgttttttatttggattttgATGTTGAAATCCCAAGAAAGTGCCAAGAAAAGCCTGGGTTATTTTTTTTAAGGCCAGTCAGCAGACAATAAAAAGTATACTCCTATTTTTCTAATCTTCTTGTCATAACATAACCCATCAAATTCGACATAACCAATCTGTAAAATTAACAAATACTGTAAATACAGGCGACTCATCGAAATTAGACTattcaaatcaaaataaataaaagaattaaaatgCCACGAATTGCAAATCGTCATAGGCGTGCTACTCTCGACTTTGCAGCTTCGTAAGCATCACATTGTAAATGTGCAAAATGAATAATCCCAATTTATTCCAACCCTCCTAtctatataagtatatataatACACCTAATCAACATTCTctttcataaaaatattccCAATGGAAAACCAAATCATAGCAATATCATTACTCCTCACACTCACCTTACTAACATTACacatcctaaaaaaaatattcccacaaaaaaaactaaacctaCCTCCCGGCCCGAAACCATGGCCTGTGATAGGCAATCTCAACCTAATCGGGCCGCTCCCACACCGCTCCATCCACCAACTCTCCCAAAAATACGGCCCGGTAATGCTCCTCAAATTCGGCTCCTTTCCCGTCGTCGTCGGCTCCTCTGCCGCTGCAGCCAAGATCTTCCTCAAAACAATGGACCTCACCTTCGCCTCGCGCCCCAAAACCTCCGCCGGAAAATACCTCACCTACAACTACTCCGACGTCGTGTGGTCCGACTACGGCCCGTACTGGCGCCAGGCCCGAAAAATCTTCTTGATGGAGCTCTTCAGCGCAAGGCGGCTCGAGTCGTACGAGTACATTCGGGCCGAGGAAATGGGCTCGCTTGTGAAGGAGATTTTTGGGTTTTCGGGCCGGGCCTTTTCGGTTAAGGACAGTTTGTCGACGTTGAGCTTGAACGTGATATGCAGAATGGTTTTGGGGCGGCGGTATATGGACGGCGGCGGGGTGGCGGTGGAGGAGTTCAAGGAGATGTTGGATGAGCTTTTCCTTCTGACTGGGGTGTTGAATGTTGGGGATATGATTCCGTGTATTAATTTCTTGGATTTGCAAGGGTACGTGAAGAGGATGAAGGTGTTGAGCGAGAAATTCGATAGGTTTTTGGAGAATGTGCTCGATGAGCACGAGGCGAGGAGGCGGGAGACGACGGGTTATGCGAGCCGGGACATGGTGGATGTGCTTCTCGAGCTCGCCGAGGATCCGATGCTAGATGTGAAGCTCGAGAGACACGGGGTCAAAGCGTTCACTCAGGTACATATGATCATTGTCGTAGAAATTCGATATTCCATCTTTAAATTAACTGATGATATTACTTACTCCTTTCGTCtctaataaataatagtactccttCCTTCCTATAGAAatagaaaatgactcaattattttagaatttttcaaaatagaaaagtaactcaattaacatggaacggatgAAGTACCTTTTATGGAgataatagtcatttaaatTTTTGTCTTATAATAACATTTGAAATTTGACtattaaattttaaagtttCGATTTTTACAATTGTCTTATCCGTACATAAAACGGTGTATTTTGGTGAAGTTAAAAGTGGCGttgtttcattattttattaaaataagcaaaaagagaagaaaagaacgaaaaaaaaaaaaaaaagacttcATGAAACTCGTTGTTTAGAACATGATCAAAATATGTAGTCTAAATCAGAATATTAAATCGCGAagtttgtaaatttttttaattgatattTACCCCTTTGTACTTGTGAGTGGTGTGACATGGCATTTTGTTGTTAATTTAGGATTTGTTAGCGGGTGGGACCGAGAGTTCATCTGTGGCAGTGGAGTGGGCGATGTCGGAATTATTGAAAAACCCGAGATTTTAAAAAAGGCGACAGATGAGCTTGATCAAGTTATTGGGAAAAATAGGTGGGTGATGGAAAAAGATATACCTAGCCTCCCCTATGTGAAAGCTGTTGTCAAGGAAACCATGAGATTGCACCCAGTGGCGCCTATGTTGTCGCCACGTTTAGCACGAGAAGACTGTaaggtagtagtagtagtagtaaataaatGCAAAACACAAttggtatttaattaaaatagtcCTTATATGTGTTCCGTCTCTTATTAATTGACATCGTTTGACTTAACACAACTTTAAAGAAATATAGTGAAAAATGGGTAGAAAAAGTCAGTGGAATgtgagttctacttttatatacttcgtattaatattataataaaatgtgagtgtaatgaattagtggaatatataGTCCcctataaaaagtaaaaaaaaaagtaatggtGAGAATTAATTGGGGACGGACAAAAAAAAGTGATGTCAATGAATATAGAAGGGAGGAAGTATATAAAAAGCCAatcaatttaatattaaattgaCATATTTGCAGGTAGGTGAGTATGATATCAAGAAAGGGACCCAAGTTCTTATTAATACATGGACAATCCTTACAGATCCATTGTTATGGGAAAATCCCAATGAATTTAATCCAGACAGATTTATTGGAAAGGATATTGATGTCAAGGGACAAGATTTCGAGCTTTTGCCGTTCGGGTCGGGCCGTAGAATGTGCCCGGGCTATCCGTTGGGTTTGAAGGTAATCCAATCAAGCTTAGCGAACCTATTGCACGGGTTCAATTGGAGTTTGCCTGATGAAATGAAGCCCGAAGAGTTGAATATGGATGAGATTTACGGGCTTTCAACGCCAAGAAAGTTCCCACTTGTTACTGTTGCCGAGCCTAGACTTCCACTTGACCTCTATAATTCTATGATTTGAATGCATTATATTTGAATTAGCAATATATTAAATGGGTTTAATCTAATTATGATTTTGTGTGTCAATAGTTTGATCTTCATTATCTGTCGAAAAAGAGATTTTCATTGtttgtatatatttattttaaggTGTTTTATTATTGTAGATCGtcttactactattaaatactCTATAGTTGAgtttatactagtagtattatttaggGTTTCCTTTAATGAATTGATTGCAATGTTCCTATTTTTATTGTGGTGAATTGTTAGTGTGTTTATGACTTCTGGATggtgaattttgatttttgttttgttttggctGGATGTGAAATTTAGCCACTTTGATTCAATACTACATATATAGATTATTAGATTACCATTAATCAAGGAATCATACAAATTGTCAAGTTGTCTTATACAGTGTCACATACGCATGattgattttaagaaataagTACTATACATTGTTACAAAAGATGGTTGCAAGATCTAATGTAGTTAACAAAAACTACACATTTAAAATTACCATTCTTTGACTCTTAGTTACGCATAGTGTATAAGTAAAAATCATTATCccaagataataaaataattagcaGTGCAAATTGATATATACTACTtggcattaatttttttaatttaatcctctatttgtatgtatatgtatagtGGTTCGTAAATGTAATATTTATATAAgtttatagtagtataaattaatatttttctaaCAACTTCTCCCAGTAAGTGGAAACTTACATTTTTATCAAGAGAAGTAACAACAGTAGTCCCAATCTTTAAAAGGATCTAAAGAATGTGGTTAGGTGTTGGATTCAATttctttaaattataaaaaatatatgagTCTATTTTTAGCAATAATTtagagttgaattattttattattatatggagggagtatttgttttgaATTAGTAATAGGTTATACGAACCACCAATAATTCAGTCAAAGTTTTTCTTctccatttaatttattaataaatatttaaatgatatgCAGAGACAGCCGTTGGCATTATCAGCGTGTTATGCAGTAGGAGTATTACTTGATTCTTATAGACTAAGACAAAAATTATTTAtctcatcattaaaatattgaactactccctctgtccacgaataggagtctcgtttttccattttagtccgtccgcgaataagagtcccgattcacttttaccataaatggtaatagggtctcaccttctactaacttattctactcacatttcatttaaaactaatactatatacAATGAGACCACtattcactaatttttttccacccacttttcttaacatttcttaaaatccgtgccggcATAAATAAGACTCCtaatggggacggagggagtatctttttttaaaaatattttaatagcaTGAAAGGGACATAGTAAAATACAAAGCCCTAAAGAATCAACTAGTATTAATCTAAACGTTACCTTTGATCAATAATCTTAATTTgttcacataccaaaatgaaaaattgggACAAATAATTGGGGACACCGAGAGTAATTACTAAAACTCATTCACATTTCATACTCTAAAGTCTAAAACTTCCCTCCCACCTATATAAATACAACTAAATAATCATCTCCCACACCCTCTCATCAAAAGTTTTCCAATGGAAAACCAAATCATAGCAATATCATTACTCCTCATACTCACCTTACTAACATTAcacatcctaaaaaaattattccCACAAAAAACACTAAACCCACCACCCGGCCCGAAACCATGGCCCGTGATAGGCAATCTCAACCTAATCGGGCCGCTCCCACACCGCTCCATCCACCAACTCTCCCTAAAATACGGCCCGGTAATGCTCCTCAAATTCGGCTCCTTTCCCGTCGTCGTCGGCTCCTCCGTCGATGCAGCCAAGATCTTCCTCAAAACAATGGACCTCACCTTCGCCTCGCGCCCCAAAACCTCCGCCGGAAAGTACCTCACCTACAACTATTCCGACATCACGTGGTCCGAATACGGCCCGCACTGGCGGCAGGCCCGAAAAATGTGCTTGATGGAGCTCTTCAGCACGCGGCGGATCGACTCGTACGAGTACATTCGGGCCGAAGAAACGGTCTCTCTCGTGAAGGAGATTTTCGGGCTTTCGGGCAGGGCTTTTTGGGTTAAGGACAGCTTGTCGACGTTGAGCTTGAACGTGATCAGCAGGATGGTTTTGGGGAGGCGGTATATGGACGGCGGCGCCGCCGTCCCGCCGGAGGAGTTCAAGAAGATGTTGGATGAGCTTTTCTTTCTTGGTGGGGTTTTTAATATTGGGGATATGATTCCGTATATCAATTTCTTGGATTTGCAAGGGTATGTGAAGAGGATGAAGGTGTTGAGCGGGAAATTCGACCGGTTTTTGGAGCGCGTGCTCAACGAGCACGAGGCGAGGAGGCGGGACGCGACGGGTCACGCAAGCCAGGACATGGTCGACGTGCTTCTCGAGTTCGCGGAGGATCCGACGTTGGAGGTGAAGCTTGAGAGACACATGGTCAAAGCGTTTACTCAGGTATATATGATCACTGTCGTAGTAATCCATCTTAAAATTAATTGATGATAATTGAAGTAGCTCATGAAATTGTCAATAGGTGTCATTTTTGTTATTGTTATGAGCTGTGTGATGCgacattttgtattttatttaggaTATGTTGGCTGGTGGGACCGAGAGTTCGGCTGTGACAGTGGAATGGGCAATGTCGGAATTGCTGAAAAAACGTGAGATTTTCAAGAAGGCGACGGAGGAGCTCGATCGGGTCATCGGGCAAAATAGGTGGGTGACGGAGAACGATATACCTAGCCTCCCTTATGTGGAGGCCATTGTCAAGGAAATCATGAGACTGCACCCGGTGGCGCCAATGTTGGTGCCCCGTCTAGCACGGGAAGACTGTAAggtatattatttatttatttattattgtatAACCTATAATTGGCATTTAATTACAATGCTAATCATTGGTGTTTGGTTATTAATTATAGAAAATGTTAATGAATTTGTTAGTAAAATAACATGTGTAGGTGGGTGAGTATGACATCAAGAAAGGAACCCAAGTGCTTGTTAATACATGGACAATCCATAGAGATCCATCCATATGGGAAAATCCAAATGAATTTTATCCGGATAGATTTCTTGGAAACAATATAGATGTTAAAGGACAAGATTTCGAGCTCTTGCCATTCGGATCGGGCCGTAGGATGTGCCCGGGCTATGCACTGGGCCTAAAGGTGAATCAATCAAGCTTAGCAAATCTGTTGCATGGGTTCAATTGGAGTTTGCCGGGTGACATGAAGCCCGAAGAGTTGAACATGGAGGAGACTTTCGGGCTTTCAATGCCAAAAAAATTCCCACTTGTTACTATTGCTCAGCCTAGACTTCCACTTCACCTCTATAATTTCATGTGAATTTTTGCTTCTTATTTCAGACTTATTGCAATGCATGGTGCTATCAGTTATGTGCTATAATAAAATGTTGCACTTAATTTTAATGATCCGTTttcaaaatttgacaaaaaaaatagctTCAGGCAATTTTCAAACAACTTTCGATGACCAAAATTAGACACTATCTGAGGAAGTGTTCGGGTCCCACGGGCGCCCCGAGATGTGTGTTGACATGGTCGGCAGGTAGCTCGAGGCGGGTTTCCATCGAGCCCATCTGGAGCTCGTTGACCATGTCGATCCCTATGAGCTCTTATATTGTGAAAACGGGCTGGGCCCATTATGCCGAAAGGCCCAATTCAGACCCATCATCCAGATCCATTATTGAAATCTTTTTGCTGCTTCATGCCAAAATTGAGAGCATGAAGTGTAGGGTCACCTTATCGATAAATCTTATCTTTGGGGCAATAAAGTGGAAAGGCATAAAAAAAGCATTCACAAATTATTGATCTCAATAATGCTGCACCTATGAAAAGTTGCAATTCTCAATTGTGAAATCAGATTGGTTTATTTCATCTTTGAATATTAATTACACTGTGTAACAGATTGGTTGTATTTCTTTCATTGAAAGAGTTAAACATGGCGGCTTATGGAGCTCTACTTTCTCTTATGCATATCATAGATACCCTCGAGAAACATCCTTCTCCCCCCCCATTTCTATCGACGCGGAACAAGTTGAATCTCTCACTCAAATTGTTACCTTCTTGCTGGAGTTTCTTGATGCTTATATTTCCCCTTTTGTTGTTGATGGCCGCGAAGCTGATCCATTGGAGCGTCGCATTGCGGATGCAGTTTATGCAGCTGAGGATGTTATCGAGTTTCATATTGTGCTTCAAATTCATAGCCATGAAGCTGATCCTTTGGAGAGTCGTATCGAATCTTCAATATGCGGGAAGAGAGTCGGTTTTCTTAACTTGTTTCGAGGTATATGTAGATGCACAAGCGC is a window of Salvia splendens isolate huo1 chromosome 3, SspV2, whole genome shotgun sequence DNA encoding:
- the LOC121794165 gene encoding trimethyltridecatetraene synthase-like, coding for MENQIIAISLLLILTLLTLHILKKLFPQKTLNPPPGPKPWPVIGNLNLIGPLPHRSIHQLSLKYGPVMLLKFGSFPVVVGSSVDAAKIFLKTMDLTFASRPKTSAGKYLTYNYSDITWSEYGPHWRQARKMCLMELFSTRRIDSYEYIRAEETVSLVKEIFGLSGRAFWVKDSLSTLSLNVISRMVLGRRYMDGGAAVPPEEFKKMLDELFFLGGVFNIGDMIPYINFLDLQGYVKRMKVLSGKFDRFLERVLNEHEARRRDATGHASQDMVDVLLEFAEDPTLEVKLERHMVKAFTQDMLAGGTESSAVTVEWAMSELLKKREIFKKATEELDRVIGQNRWVTENDIPSLPYVEAIVKEIMRLHPVAPMLVPRLAREDCKVGEYDIKKGTQVLVNTWTIHRDPSIWENPNEFYPDRFLGNNIDVKGQDFELLPFGSGRRMCPGYALGLKVNQSSLANLLHGFNWSLPGDMKPEELNMEETFGLSMPKKFPLVTIAQPRLPLHLYNFM